In the Clostridium cellulovorans 743B genome, AGTTTTCCCAAAGTTCATCGCCATCTCCAACTTCTACATAAGTATATCCATTTCTAAAATAGAACTCTAATGCGTATAAAAATATATTCTGATTTTTTGCAAATTCATCAGCTGGCGCACCATTTCCTCTATGACAGTCGCTGAAAAATATATATTTAGATTTGTTATCAAAGTATTCAATTTTTGCATTATTATATGCTTCTGTTAATCTCTTTTCTGCTAGTTTCTTTTCCAACAACATGGCACACTCCTTTTATGAGCATTTAAACAATCTTTGCATTAGTTAATCTACCCTTTTAAGTAAAAATATATTTAAGTTCAAGCTATAGTGTACCTTCGATTTCCTCAATAGAAGGCAATGTCCCTTTTAATTCTTCTGGTATCTTCTCTAACAACTTATATTCACTTACTCCTATTGGTTTTGTCATATCTTTCAATGAATATTCTGCTACTAACCTATTCTTTTCCTTACACAAAATTATTCCTATTGACGGATTATCAATTTCTGTTTTTAAAATATCATCTACTGCTGATAAATAAAAGTTTAACTTACCTGCATACTCAGGCTTGAATTTCCCTGTCTTTAATTCGATAACCACATAACACCTAAGCCTTAAATTATAAAATAATAAATCTAAGTAGTAGTCATCTCCACCTACTTCAAGTTTATATTGATTACCTATGAACGCAAAACCAGAACCAAGTTCTAGCAATAATTTTGTAACCTTCTTTACTAATTGATTCTCTATATCTCTTTCATTCATATCCTCAGTCATAGTAATAAAATCAAATATATATGGATCTTTTAATGTATCTAATGCCAACTTATTATTAGGTGCTTCTAATTTATCTATAAAATTTGCTGTTTTTATTTCATTGTTTTGCCTATCATACAAGTTACTTTCTATTTGATGAACCAAAGTATTTCTACTCCATCCATTCTCTATATTTTTCCTAACATACCAAATTCGTTTATCTTTATCCTTTACTTTATCTAATAAA is a window encoding:
- a CDS encoding PDDEXK nuclease domain-containing protein, whose translation is MNIEKNNLYINLIKEIKEQIRSSQQKAILSVNKELLILYWNIGRVILEAQERQGWGAKIIDNIAKEIKNEFPELKGFSLRNLKYMRKFAEEYNDFQFVQEVLAQITWYHNITLLDKVKDKDKRIWYVRKNIENGWSRNTLVHQIESNLYDRQNNEIKTANFIDKLEAPNNKLALDTLKDPYIFDFITMTEDMNERDIENQLVKKVTKLLLELGSGFAFIGNQYKLEVGGDDYYLDLLFYNLRLRCYVVIELKTGKFKPEYAGKLNFYLSAVDDILKTEIDNPSIGIILCKEKNRLVAEYSLKDMTKPIGVSEYKLLEKIPEELKGTLPSIEEIEGTL